The genome window TTGGCATACGGCTGAAGTGTGGATGGTTCGTGGATGAGAATCGGTTTGGGTAGAAGAGCTGTTGGTACCGGCTGCCTCCCTCCATCGCCCTGCCCAGCCGACATGAACCCCGATGTACTGCCGGCTGACCGGTGTACAGCATCTGACACTGGACCGAACGATCATAGCCTTCAGTATGTTCATACAAAGCAAAGGTCAAATCGTAAGTCGGTTCCGATCGCGACTCCCCTCATTGGTTTAGGTATCTTCTAGTCATGTCTACCTCTGTACAAAACAAAGTAATCGACGCGGAATCATCGAACTGCTTGACGGTCGAAAGCTTGCGTAATATCGCGAGGATTGGTTGACTTCGTGTGATTGATTGCATGCACGATTGCACACAGACAGATTTTCATGATTTCACGAATTATTAGGcgattacattttttaattttgacCCGCCAAATCGCTTGAAAAAAAATGGTTGTTCACCCACCCCACTTCATGAAGTATTTATGTGACGCTACAGCATACATTTATGAATgtggttttattaaaaaaatatatcccATGTTGATAAATACATGACATTCCACATGATTTCACACAAGTTATTTGACTCTGCTTTTATGACAAAAATGTTATATCGTTAACATTcttgtccccccctccccctttgaCAAAATCGATATTAGAGTGCAGCCCAACAGAACCAGTGTTTACATCGCTGGCCACTCTCCTGGTACGCATATGGCACTAATCGATCTCAACGGTCTGCTCCTGCACGTAGACGATGTAGTGGTGAGTGCCATCCCCCTGGGAGGTGAAGACCGTCAGAGCGTCCAgcccctccgtctcctccaccaccatcaactgATTGCTGTTggggtctccctctccctccagcatCAGCTGGTTCATGGGCCCTCTGCCCTCCGGCTCATCCGCCACCTGCAGCGAGGACATTCAGGTACTCACGCTCGTGTAGAGTTCATTCAATCGTTCAAGAGTTTGACGTTGGACTCCATTTGAAAATGCTAATGTTTAGACAATAATCTTAATGTATTTTCACAATTGCACTTAGTGAACTTGTGTTTTGTCTTGGGTTTTATGTTGTAACTGAACTGCTGTCCATCTTGGCCGGTCTCTCTTGTAAAATagattttaatctcaatgagactaacctggttaaataaaggatatAATATAATTCATGAGTCAAAAAATCACAGTTGTGTTTTGTCTAAATGTAAGGCTTCTGAAAAGGGGTTTGGCACGAAACAGCCATATGACTATCTCAGCGCATCTTAGAATGGCTATAGGACAGGAAGAGGTATACACCCAAAGAAATGTGAATATAGATCTGTTTTATGTCTCCATTATTGTAATGCACACGTGAAATAGTACAGGTATTCCGACCCAAACATTTTCAGTTCATTTCTGTTGAGATTCTTTTGCAATTTTAATTTGGATTAAGAGTTCAATTCATCCCATAATAGTAAAGCAGTGATTCCTTACCTGCTCTACCATCGTCAAGGTGCCTGGCGCCATGGTAACCACAGAAGCCACTGCATTGTGATTCTCTGAACTGAGCTCGATGATCTGCTGGAGGATGTTCACCTGgcctaaaaacacaaacaacacaagcaACACTTCGGTACACTGTAACACAACACTGGACAACACCAAAACAATGAGAACAAGATACAAGTCTAGCTAACGAGTGAAAGGAGAGCCACACACAGATAATTGAAAGAATGCACCTAATAATGATAAAAAGGGAGATGGAACAAAAATCAGTTAAACTCTATTGAttgatagatatagatatattccATCAAGAACAGGTCCCAGCAACTAGTAGCTAAAGTTCTGTCCAGACGTAAAAGCCCTTTTGGTCTGTCTGGGGGGGGCCAATCAAACACATGAATGATGTGGCAACACTATCAACAATAGCCTTGAATATGCAGGTATTTAGCTTAAGTCAAGGAATTTTCTGCTATGAATAGAAAGACCAAAGCATGCCTCGCTACGGACGGATGAAGTCTCGTATTGTTTACCGTGGGCGTCCCCCGGCAGGGATGCTGTCACCACCGTCTCCGTCTGCTGTTCCTCCTCGCCGACAGACACGTACTGCTCCTCCACCGTCTCCATCACCTACGCGTAGCgggagcaacacacacaaacatgtttgctcacgcacacacacacgataactCACCGCTGATGTCGGAATATAGATTCCCTCTGACTTAGTGACATCATAAACGTATGTTTACACCGTGCATTGTCAGGTTGTTTGACAGAAGAACAGCAGCTGTGTGAAGACAATAGCTGCAATGTTTAACCTAGTAACCAAATCTACCAGTGCATGGttgtgtccatctctctctctctgtgtgtgtgtgtgtgtgtgtgtgtgtgtgtgtgtgtgtgtgtgtgtgtgtatgtgtgtgtgtgtgtgtgtgtgtgtgtgtgtgtgtgtgtgtgtgtgtgtgtgtgtgtgtgtgtgtgtgtgtgtgtgtgtgtgtgtgtgtgtgtgtgtgtgtgtgtgtacctcccaGGACCCGGGCCCCTCCATCAGTTTGAGGTTGTGTTTGTTCTTCAGGTGTCGGTTCAGCTCCCACTTGGTGCCGTAGACAAACTCGCAGACGGGACACTTTATaccacctatacacacacatggtacacacactttataccacctatacacacacacaaggttcaCACACTTTATACCGCCTAAACATacagggtatatatatatatatatatatatatatatatatatatatatatatatatatatatatatatacacacacacacacacacacacacacacacacacacacacacacacacacacacacacacacacacacacacacacacacacacacacacatatatatacatatatacatatatatatatatatatatataagcctTGATTCTTCAGTCAGCAGTAGTGATTCAGAAGGGGCCTGATCACGCCTTTTCTCTGACTGAACACACGACAGGTATGGAGGGGGTACCTTGGAGCTCCAGGGAGTCTGCGTTGGGGAGGCCGGGGCCTGCGTTGTGGTACTCCTGGTCGGGGTGCTTGCGGCTGTAGTGTCTCTTCAGAGGCCCGGAGATGTTACAGGAGTACGGGCAGTGGGCGCAGCGGAACGGCTGGGGGAACACAACAGGGTTTTTGAGTTAAAGGTTAGACCCTGTGAATGGGATCACCGTTCATCTAGAATGTGTGGTTTCAGGGTTCAGTTTTCTTTTAAAAGGACGTTTTCGACGATGAACTAAacacttatattttttttctaatgtatatatattttattttatataatttttaaatggaaaaaaaaaacactccacTGAACATACAGGAAACATTAGAATCCCCAAAATCTTTAGAGGTGCACCTGAGTAAACTTGTTTATGCGAGTATAagaaaggggtgtgtgtgtgtgtgtgtgtgtgtgtgtgtgtgtgtgtgtgtgtgtgtgtgtgtgtgtgtgtgtgtgtgtgtgtgtgtgtgtgtgtgtgtgtgtaccttaaaTCCAGCATGCTGCTCCATGTGTCTGAGTAGGGCAGGTTTGGACACGGACGTATACTCACATTCTGAACAATGGAAGCGCTTCCCTGCTCAcacaacagaaagagagagacgccGTCATAAAATGAGGACCATTTTGAATAATTAGCCAATGCTGCACTGAGATACACATTtggtgttcaataaaaaaaagaattacgGTAAACAAAACTGTTGAAAATGCTTCATCATCCACAAACTAATTTCTATACTTTGAATGTTTTGTGACTTTTTAAAGAtattttgcttgtgtgtttgttttactcCTGTATTGCTATTGTCATTATGTAAGGTGTCTGAGTACTTAGTGCTACATAAATCAAACATAAGGAGCACAGGAAgttaatttaataaatattaattattgaGCTGTGGTGAAGGGATAGGATTAAATATGTTTTATACTTCTTCCTACTCCTTTTCAGGCATACCAATAGAATACATGTAAAGaattttaatttcatttttcTTATTTATGAAACAATTTGAACATGGTTTTTATTCATTGATTTTTTTCATGCTTTTCATTTcgtttttgtatttttgattTGTTAGGTTTTTATTGATATGGTTGATATAAAtctaatcaatcaatcaaaaacCATAGACAAGCACGTTCGTATAACAACCTatatcatcccccccccccccccccccccccccacagccactCACCCTCTGCGCTGTGGCTGAGCCGGTGGCTCTTCAGAGTCACCTTGGACTTGAACTTCTTGCCACACAGGTCACAGAGGTGGCTCCTCTCGCTGCTGTGGCGGTTCATGTGGGCCTTCAGGTTGCTCTTACTGCGGCTGGCGTACTCACACACCGTGCAGTGGAAGGGCTTCaggcctgcacgcacacgggaACAAGGGCACTGGGATaagttgtgtgtgttcataggaGAAAGGGACTTGCTGGAGGTACTGGGTGATGAAGACCGGACCGTCAATCACAGTTTCACCTAAAAATTCTGCTGGTCAAACTATGAAATATTGAGTAAGGTTTCAACCATGGGACGAAAGGTAGTTATGCAGACAGACCagatgtgtgtctggtgtgttttctctttgtgtgtgtgtggtcaccgtcgtgtgtgtgtggtcaccgtcgtgtgtgtgtgtggtcaccgtcgtgtgtgtgtgtggtcaccgtcgtgtgtgtgtgtgtgtgtgtgtgtgtgtgtgtgtgtgtgtgtgtgtgtgtgtgtgtgtgtgtgtgtgtgtgtgtgtgtgtgtgtgtgtgtgtgtgtgtgtgtgtgtgtgtgtgtgtgtgtgtgtgtgtgtgtgtgtgtgtgtgtggtcacctTCGTGTGCCCAGATGTGTTGCTGGAGGTCACTGCTGTTCTTGAGGAAGTAGGAGTCACAGTAAGGACACTTCTCTGCCCGCTTCACCATCAACCCGGTGCCCTGCTGGGGTACGGTGTCTtatgcgcgcacgcacacacgcacacgcacacacacacacacacacacacacacacacacacacacacacacacacacacacacacaatcccaaccCACAAGTTACACCCACAGCTCAAGCCTCTGAAAACATAAAATTGCACCGCAATTTCTTTTTAATTGTGTcacaatatttacaatatttactacTATTTCCATGAACTAGGTTGTCAGCTAACTAGCCAGTGCGAGGACAAAGCTGTCGACCCGTAGCCATTAAGTTAGAGGAAACATAATTCCATGAGGGACCTCACAAGGTGAGTGTGTCAGCAATACGCAGAGgagatacaacacacacacacacacacacacacacacacacacacacacacacacacacacacacacacacacacacacacacacacacacacacacacacacacacaaattagtcTTTCATTCTTCTAAAAGAGCTGCTTCCTGTATCAAGAGGACATAGTGCCTTCCCACGCTCCTACCATGTGAATAAAATGCGCTAAACTTCCTCATAACATCATAATGACAagagtaaaaaaagaaacagcAGTCGTTATTTGACCACATTGACTCCATCACTGGGGAGGATCTGCTCCTCTGGCAGCTGTTGTGGTGTTGGCACGACTTGTCTTCTCTTACCGGGATGTGTGTTTCGGATGTGGTGCATCAGTCTGTATTCTGGGAAGTTCTGATTGCAAACAGGACAGGCCTTCACCTGGAAACAATAGTCGGTGTTACATTTACATCACCGTTAACATCGTAAATTCTCTGCGTATTTTTACAGTCCATTTGGACTCTTTTGATGCAAGCAAGCTAACAAAGAGTTCCTAGTGTGTCGTGCGTATTGAGTGGTGGTTAGGGGTAGTGGCTATAACCTGggtgcgggggaggggggggggggggggaccgttaCCTGCTCCTGGTGCGTCCTCAGGTGGGACTGCAGTTTGTACTTGTCGGGGGAGGTGTATCTGCAGCCGGGGCTGGGGCAGGCCAGCAGCAGGCCGCTGTGCTTCTGCACCACGTGGCGTTTCAGGCAGCTCTTTGTGATGGACGAGTAGTCGCACTGGCTGCAGTAGTGCACGTGCTCCttggtgtgcgtgcgcacgtggAGGTTATAGTGCACCTGGTACCAGAAGAGCTTTCCTGCGGAGCAACagcggacagacggacggacgcacAGAGATTGGCGGGAAGTGTATCTCAACAGCTCAGTGGTCGTAGTTCTAATTCATCTTTAGCCCAACTCTGAGTTCTCCTTTATTGGAAATTGCACTGCAGTTTCCTGAACCGACAGAACGCACGTCACACCCGCTGGAGCCAGGGTGTGCAGCCGATAGAAAACCACAAATCTTGGAAAGTATTTTTAGCCAGAAGGAGCAGACTTCCTTAATTACATAGAGAATATCCCCTAGTCTAATAACTTTATAAATagatgtattaaaaaaatatgttaacCAACACTTTGAGACCCAAACAGAACCCTTTCCAATGAAAAGAGTGACTTTGGCTTATACTACCCATTTAAAGAAAGGCTACAGTAGAAGAGGATGGACGAGATGAAACGGGACTGTACTCACCACAGTACTGACACTCCAGGTCTCCGTATATCTTGCGGAGCCGCTTGAACAACTCCATGTTGAGCTGGGTTTTGTTGAGGGACGCCAAAACCTTCTGGAAGGCGTTCTGCTCTTGGGCCTCGGGTTCCTATTAGAAGATCATCAATAACACGGAACTCATGATGCATGCAATCAAAGAATCCAAAAAGCAAAGATAATCTTGTGCAACCTTATAGAACATGCCGTTTAAATGCCGAGATACTGCCTGTCTATCCCCGATCGAACCCAAGGCAACAGATATTTTCGGACACTGCTAGTACATGTACATTGGGCTCGCTTGACAAAGAGAAGTGAACTCAACGTGGCTCAATAAATACTGATACTGATTTCAGCCACGACAACAACAATCTCAAATGGCATTGATCTACTGACCGTTTCCGAACGAGATTCAGAGCCATCTTTTCCTCCGTCGTTGTTTGAATCCTCAGGGGACAGATCTTTGGGGCTGCTTTCCGAATCAGGCGTGTCTGTAGATGCGGTCGTCTGTGCCGGTCGGGCCGAGGGTGGAACAGGATGACCAGACGATTCGACGGCTGTACTCCCATCGGTTTCGATGAATGTCGAGCCTGGGTTTTCGTCAGCTCCGTCTGGCTGGGTCTTCGGGTTTTCACGTGCAGTTCCGCTGACGGACACGAGTGCGGGGGTTTCATCAGCACCAGGCTGAGAGGAGTCCCCATCCACTCCCTCCTTTGGGGCTGAGCCACCCGGAAGCTTCTCATCCACGTCCTCTGCTGCGATTTCctctacagtgatgttctctGTAGCGGTGTCctctacagtgatgttctctGTAGCGGTGTCctctacagtgatgttctctGTAGCGGTGTCctctacagtgatgttctctGTAGCGGTGTCCTCTACAGTAATGTTCTCTGTAGCGGTGTCCTCTACAGTAATGTTCTCTGTAGCGGTGTCctctacagtgatgttctctGTAGCGGTGTCCTCTACAGTAATGTTCTCTGTAGCGGTGTCctctacagtgatgttctctGTAGCGGTGTCctctacagtgatgttctctGTAGCGGTGTCCTCTACAGGGATGTCCCCTACATCGGTGTCCTCTACGGTGGTGTCCTCTACTGTGATGTCCTCTTCAGCGATGTCCTCTTCAGCGGTGTCCTCTACTGACCCCTTCTGGCCGACGGCCT of Gadus macrocephalus chromosome 11, ASM3116895v1 contains these proteins:
- the LOC132467799 gene encoding zinc finger protein ZFAT-like isoform X3 is translated as MRFYFRIMEEPKADASMFMCRLCNIFSPSRAQLLVHCSQLHPQHQPAGDILVSLQPLAGPEVAQAGPEKPQAGPEKPQAGPEKPQAGPEEPPTVKPAKRKRGRPKGSTKKSLLESSEGQAGPDLLPSETWYGREQEARPGEKESQGECHGTTASLECSKCSRSFSNRRQILKHICLKEDKDADEEDGEEDNGNVDGAKIQRTSRKGRTQAYDRTFTHQEGVPAGWNKKSVISVVLTEHETLADATKMVPVESATAEADSSASNPQHGGKPEGTEAPSVAAAGPDNPESQPTETSTDLDPASNTAYNQGFQEYSIKQVSTSLVESQLKIFTCEFCNKIFKFRHSLVAHLRTHTQEKPFQCPHCSYASAIKANLNVHLRKHTGEKFSCPHCPFISLSPGHLKVHVERVHLKVKQHCEFCQKKYSDVKNLLRHMEQRHNTKEPAVQQSYQQLRLKTRQGQRQLLYHCPTCNRRFKNQLQRERHLLVHGPQRPFGCLLCDYAATKMSALGAHVRKHLFLYVCGRCGVTCTSSQRLRAHLKERHPDAEPEQAFVDCINGSYCLMQPGDDAWREGPDEGAAGGRRGGEGGAVGEEEEGGDRPEPAEEGGDRPVEDGGTLARKDGGEVRVEPMEEEGAEGGGDDPQSGGTAAGGGGARGQGEVEARGENGEAVIVEGKSFPSDYKEAVGQKGSVEDTAEEDIAEEDITVEDTTVEDTDVGDIPVEDTATENITVEDTATENITVEDTATENITVEDTATENITVEDTATENITVEDTATENITVEDTATENITVEDTATENITVEDTATENITVEDTATENITVEEIAAEDVDEKLPGGSAPKEGVDGDSSQPGADETPALVSVSGTARENPKTQPDGADENPGSTFIETDGSTAVESSGHPVPPSARPAQTTASTDTPDSESSPKDLSPEDSNNDGGKDGSESRSETEPEAQEQNAFQKVLASLNKTQLNMELFKRLRKIYGDLECQYCGKLFWYQVHYNLHVRTHTKEHVHYCSQCDYSSITKSCLKRHVVQKHSGLLLACPSPGCRYTSPDKYKLQSHLRTHQEQVKACPVCNQNFPEYRLMHHIRNTHPDTVPQQGTGLMVKRAEKCPYCDSYFLKNSSDLQQHIWAHEGLKPFHCTVCEYASRSKSNLKAHMNRHSSERSHLCDLCGKKFKSKVTLKSHRLSHSAEGKRFHCSECEYTSVSKPALLRHMEQHAGFKPFRCAHCPYSCNISGPLKRHYSRKHPDQEYHNAGPGLPNADSLELQGGIKCPVCEFVYGTKWELNRHLKNKHNLKLMEGPGSWEVMETVEEQYVSVGEEEQQTETVVTASLPGDAHGQVNILQQIIELSSENHNAVASVVTMAPGTLTMVEQVADEPEGRGPMNQLMLEGEGDPNSNQLMVVEETEGLDALTVFTSQGDGTHHYIVYVQEQTVEID
- the LOC132467799 gene encoding zinc finger protein ZFAT-like isoform X2, giving the protein MYYWSASTCPTSTPVCSEKSRLEPKYASMFMCRLCNIFSPSRAQLLVHCSQLHPQHQPAGDILVSLQPLAGPEVAQAGPEKPQAGPEKPQAGPEKPQAGPEEPPTVKPAKRKRGRPKGSTKKSLLESSEGQAGPDLLPSETWYGREQEARPGEKESQGECHGTTASLECSKCSRSFSNRRQILKHICLKEDKDADEEDGEEDNGNDGAKIQRTSRKGRTQAYDRTFTHQEGVPAGWNKKSVISVVLTEHETLADATKMVPVESATAEADSSASNPQHGGKPEGTEAPSVAAAGPDNPESQPTETSTDLDPASNTAYNQGFQEYSIKQVSTSLVESQLKIFTCEFCNKIFKFRHSLVAHLRTHTQEKPFQCPHCSYASAIKANLNVHLRKHTGEKFSCPHCPFISLSPGHLKVHVERVHLKVKQHCEFCQKKYSDVKNLLRHMEQRHNTKEPAVQQSYQQLRLKTRQGQRQLLYHCPTCNRRFKNQLQRERHLLVHGPQRPFGCLLCDYAATKMSALGAHVRKHLFLYVCGRCGVTCTSSQRLRAHLKERHPDAEPEQAFVDCINGSYCLMQPGDDAWREGPDEGAAGGRRGGEGGAVGEEEEGGDRPEPAEEGGDRPVEDGGTLARKDGGEVRVEPMEEEGAEGGGDDPQSGGTAAGGGGARGQGEVEARGENGEAVIVEGKSFPSDYKEAVGQKGSVEDTAEEDIAEEDITVEDTTVEDTDVGDIPVEDTATENITVEDTATENITVEDTATENITVEDTATENITVEDTATENITVEDTATENITVEDTATENITVEDTATENITVEDTATENITVEDTATENITVEEIAAEDVDEKLPGGSAPKEGVDGDSSQPGADETPALVSVSGTARENPKTQPDGADENPGSTFIETDGSTAVESSGHPVPPSARPAQTTASTDTPDSESSPKDLSPEDSNNDGGKDGSESRSETEPEAQEQNAFQKVLASLNKTQLNMELFKRLRKIYGDLECQYCGKLFWYQVHYNLHVRTHTKEHVHYCSQCDYSSITKSCLKRHVVQKHSGLLLACPSPGCRYTSPDKYKLQSHLRTHQEQVKACPVCNQNFPEYRLMHHIRNTHPDTVPQQGTGLMVKRAEKCPYCDSYFLKNSSDLQQHIWAHEGLKPFHCTVCEYASRSKSNLKAHMNRHSSERSHLCDLCGKKFKSKVTLKSHRLSHSAEGKRFHCSECEYTSVSKPALLRHMEQHAGFKPFRCAHCPYSCNISGPLKRHYSRKHPDQEYHNAGPGLPNADSLELQGGIKCPVCEFVYGTKWELNRHLKNKHNLKLMEGPGSWEVMETVEEQYVSVGEEEQQTETVVTASLPGDAHGQVNILQQIIELSSENHNAVASVVTMAPGTLTMVEQVADEPEGRGPMNQLMLEGEGDPNSNQLMVVEETEGLDALTVFTSQGDGTHHYIVYVQEQTVEID
- the LOC132467799 gene encoding zinc finger protein ZFAT-like isoform X5, producing MFMCRLCNIFSPSRAQLLVHCSQLHPQHQPAGDILVSLQPLAGPEVAQAGPEKPQAGPEKPQAGPEKPQAGPEEPPTVKPAKRKRGRPKGSTKKSLLESSEGQAGPDLLPSETWYGREQEARPGEKESQGECHGTTASLECSKCSRSFSNRRQILKHICLKEDKDADEEDGEEDNGNVDGAKIQRTSRKGRTQAYDRTFTHQEGVPAGWNKKSVISVVLTEHETLADATKMVPVESATAEADSSASNPQHGGKPEGTEAPSVAAAGPDNPESQPTETSTDLDPASNTAYNQGFQEYSIKQVSTSLVESQLKIFTCEFCNKIFKFRHSLVAHLRTHTQEKPFQCPHCSYASAIKANLNVHLRKHTGEKFSCPHCPFISLSPGHLKVHVERVHLKVKQHCEFCQKKYSDVKNLLRHMEQRHNTKEPAVQQSYQQLRLKTRQGQRQLLYHCPTCNRRFKNQLQRERHLLVHGPQRPFGCLLCDYAATKMSALGAHVRKHLFLYVCGRCGVTCTSSQRLRAHLKERHPDAEPEQAFVDCINGSYCLMQPGDDAWREGPDEGAAGGRRGGEGGAVGEEEEGGDRPEPAEEGGDRPVEDGGTLARKDGGEVRVEPMEEEGAEGGGDDPQSGGTAAGGGGARGQGEVEARGENGEAVIVEGKSFPSDYKEAVGQKGSVEDTAEEDIAEEDITVEDTTVEDTDVGDIPVEDTATENITVEDTATENITVEDTATENITVEDTATENITVEDTATENITVEDTATENITVEDTATENITVEDTATENITVEDTATENITVEDTATENITVEEIAAEDVDEKLPGGSAPKEGVDGDSSQPGADETPALVSVSGTARENPKTQPDGADENPGSTFIETDGSTAVESSGHPVPPSARPAQTTASTDTPDSESSPKDLSPEDSNNDGGKDGSESRSETEPEAQEQNAFQKVLASLNKTQLNMELFKRLRKIYGDLECQYCGKLFWYQVHYNLHVRTHTKEHVHYCSQCDYSSITKSCLKRHVVQKHSGLLLACPSPGCRYTSPDKYKLQSHLRTHQEQVKACPVCNQNFPEYRLMHHIRNTHPDTVPQQGTGLMVKRAEKCPYCDSYFLKNSSDLQQHIWAHEGLKPFHCTVCEYASRSKSNLKAHMNRHSSERSHLCDLCGKKFKSKVTLKSHRLSHSAEGKRFHCSECEYTSVSKPALLRHMEQHAGFKPFRCAHCPYSCNISGPLKRHYSRKHPDQEYHNAGPGLPNADSLELQGGIKCPVCEFVYGTKWELNRHLKNKHNLKLMEGPGSWEVMETVEEQYVSVGEEEQQTETVVTASLPGDAHGQVNILQQIIELSSENHNAVASVVTMAPGTLTMVEQVADEPEGRGPMNQLMLEGEGDPNSNQLMVVEETEGLDALTVFTSQGDGTHHYIVYVQEQTVEID
- the LOC132467799 gene encoding zinc finger protein ZFAT-like isoform X1, producing MYYWSASTCPTSTPVCSEKSRLEPKYASMFMCRLCNIFSPSRAQLLVHCSQLHPQHQPAGDILVSLQPLAGPEVAQAGPEKPQAGPEKPQAGPEKPQAGPEEPPTVKPAKRKRGRPKGSTKKSLLESSEGQAGPDLLPSETWYGREQEARPGEKESQGECHGTTASLECSKCSRSFSNRRQILKHICLKEDKDADEEDGEEDNGNVDGAKIQRTSRKGRTQAYDRTFTHQEGVPAGWNKKSVISVVLTEHETLADATKMVPVESATAEADSSASNPQHGGKPEGTEAPSVAAAGPDNPESQPTETSTDLDPASNTAYNQGFQEYSIKQVSTSLVESQLKIFTCEFCNKIFKFRHSLVAHLRTHTQEKPFQCPHCSYASAIKANLNVHLRKHTGEKFSCPHCPFISLSPGHLKVHVERVHLKVKQHCEFCQKKYSDVKNLLRHMEQRHNTKEPAVQQSYQQLRLKTRQGQRQLLYHCPTCNRRFKNQLQRERHLLVHGPQRPFGCLLCDYAATKMSALGAHVRKHLFLYVCGRCGVTCTSSQRLRAHLKERHPDAEPEQAFVDCINGSYCLMQPGDDAWREGPDEGAAGGRRGGEGGAVGEEEEGGDRPEPAEEGGDRPVEDGGTLARKDGGEVRVEPMEEEGAEGGGDDPQSGGTAAGGGGARGQGEVEARGENGEAVIVEGKSFPSDYKEAVGQKGSVEDTAEEDIAEEDITVEDTTVEDTDVGDIPVEDTATENITVEDTATENITVEDTATENITVEDTATENITVEDTATENITVEDTATENITVEDTATENITVEDTATENITVEDTATENITVEDTATENITVEEIAAEDVDEKLPGGSAPKEGVDGDSSQPGADETPALVSVSGTARENPKTQPDGADENPGSTFIETDGSTAVESSGHPVPPSARPAQTTASTDTPDSESSPKDLSPEDSNNDGGKDGSESRSETEPEAQEQNAFQKVLASLNKTQLNMELFKRLRKIYGDLECQYCGKLFWYQVHYNLHVRTHTKEHVHYCSQCDYSSITKSCLKRHVVQKHSGLLLACPSPGCRYTSPDKYKLQSHLRTHQEQVKACPVCNQNFPEYRLMHHIRNTHPDTVPQQGTGLMVKRAEKCPYCDSYFLKNSSDLQQHIWAHEGLKPFHCTVCEYASRSKSNLKAHMNRHSSERSHLCDLCGKKFKSKVTLKSHRLSHSAEGKRFHCSECEYTSVSKPALLRHMEQHAGFKPFRCAHCPYSCNISGPLKRHYSRKHPDQEYHNAGPGLPNADSLELQGGIKCPVCEFVYGTKWELNRHLKNKHNLKLMEGPGSWEVMETVEEQYVSVGEEEQQTETVVTASLPGDAHGQVNILQQIIELSSENHNAVASVVTMAPGTLTMVEQVADEPEGRGPMNQLMLEGEGDPNSNQLMVVEETEGLDALTVFTSQGDGTHHYIVYVQEQTVEID
- the LOC132467799 gene encoding zinc finger protein ZFAT-like isoform X4 codes for the protein MYYWSASTCPTSTPVCSEKSRLEPKYASMFMCRLCNIFSPSRAQLLVHCSQLHPQHQPAGDILVSLQPLAGPEKPQAGPEKPQAGPEEPPTVKPAKRKRGRPKGSTKKSLLESSEGQAGPDLLPSETWYGREQEARPGEKESQGECHGTTASLECSKCSRSFSNRRQILKHICLKEDKDADEEDGEEDNGNVDGAKIQRTSRKGRTQAYDRTFTHQEGVPAGWNKKSVISVVLTEHETLADATKMVPVESATAEADSSASNPQHGGKPEGTEAPSVAAAGPDNPESQPTETSTDLDPASNTAYNQGFQEYSIKQVSTSLVESQLKIFTCEFCNKIFKFRHSLVAHLRTHTQEKPFQCPHCSYASAIKANLNVHLRKHTGEKFSCPHCPFISLSPGHLKVHVERVHLKVKQHCEFCQKKYSDVKNLLRHMEQRHNTKEPAVQQSYQQLRLKTRQGQRQLLYHCPTCNRRFKNQLQRERHLLVHGPQRPFGCLLCDYAATKMSALGAHVRKHLFLYVCGRCGVTCTSSQRLRAHLKERHPDAEPEQAFVDCINGSYCLMQPGDDAWREGPDEGAAGGRRGGEGGAVGEEEEGGDRPEPAEEGGDRPVEDGGTLARKDGGEVRVEPMEEEGAEGGGDDPQSGGTAAGGGGARGQGEVEARGENGEAVIVEGKSFPSDYKEAVGQKGSVEDTAEEDIAEEDITVEDTTVEDTDVGDIPVEDTATENITVEDTATENITVEDTATENITVEDTATENITVEDTATENITVEDTATENITVEDTATENITVEDTATENITVEDTATENITVEDTATENITVEEIAAEDVDEKLPGGSAPKEGVDGDSSQPGADETPALVSVSGTARENPKTQPDGADENPGSTFIETDGSTAVESSGHPVPPSARPAQTTASTDTPDSESSPKDLSPEDSNNDGGKDGSESRSETEPEAQEQNAFQKVLASLNKTQLNMELFKRLRKIYGDLECQYCGKLFWYQVHYNLHVRTHTKEHVHYCSQCDYSSITKSCLKRHVVQKHSGLLLACPSPGCRYTSPDKYKLQSHLRTHQEQVKACPVCNQNFPEYRLMHHIRNTHPDTVPQQGTGLMVKRAEKCPYCDSYFLKNSSDLQQHIWAHEGLKPFHCTVCEYASRSKSNLKAHMNRHSSERSHLCDLCGKKFKSKVTLKSHRLSHSAEGKRFHCSECEYTSVSKPALLRHMEQHAGFKPFRCAHCPYSCNISGPLKRHYSRKHPDQEYHNAGPGLPNADSLELQGGIKCPVCEFVYGTKWELNRHLKNKHNLKLMEGPGSWEVMETVEEQYVSVGEEEQQTETVVTASLPGDAHGQVNILQQIIELSSENHNAVASVVTMAPGTLTMVEQVADEPEGRGPMNQLMLEGEGDPNSNQLMVVEETEGLDALTVFTSQGDGTHHYIVYVQEQTVEID